A single window of Arcobacter venerupis DNA harbors:
- a CDS encoding potassium channel family protein, with protein sequence MKTIAVIGLGRFGFYIAKSLSRLDVNVIAVDNDEKRIQEISEYVDDAYIVDSINKQALEEIGVYNLDTVIVSIGENIEASILTVMALKDLNNKRIIAKAINSTHGEILTKIGAFKVIYPEKIAGRMLVKKLIDNMSVEEIDVSNTIKMIKLVANENFIYKKISEIESEFKNLKIISYKTDDIWRMEINPSHQVKKDDILVFLGESKHIKDFYKKI encoded by the coding sequence ATGAAAACGATTGCAGTTATTGGTTTAGGAAGATTTGGATTTTATATTGCAAAAAGTTTATCAAGATTAGATGTAAATGTAATTGCAGTTGATAATGATGAAAAAAGAATTCAAGAAATAAGTGAATATGTTGATGATGCTTATATTGTTGATAGTATAAATAAACAAGCTTTAGAAGAGATAGGTGTTTATAATTTAGATACAGTAATTGTAAGTATTGGGGAAAATATAGAAGCTAGTATTTTAACTGTTATGGCTTTAAAAGATTTAAATAATAAAAGAATTATTGCAAAAGCTATAAACTCTACTCATGGAGAAATCCTGACAAAAATAGGGGCTTTTAAAGTTATTTATCCTGAAAAAATTGCAGGAAGAATGTTAGTCAAAAAACTTATTGATAATATGTCAGTTGAAGAAATAGATGTTAGTAATACTATAAAAATGATAAAATTAGTTGCTAACGAAAATTTTATATATAAAAAAATCTCTGAAATTGAATCAGAATTTAAAAATTTAAAAATTATATCTTATAAAACTGATGATATTTGGAGAATGGAAATTAACCCTTCACATCAAGTAAAAAAAGATGATATATTGGTTTTTTTAGGAGAATCAAAACATATCAAAGATTTTTATAAAAAAATATAA
- a CDS encoding gamma carbonic anhydrase family protein, with amino-acid sequence MILKFKNFYPDIHASAWVAPSADLIGNIEIGEDSSVWFGCVIRSDVNEVRIGKNTNIQDLSCIHTDTNTKTIIGDNVTIGHKVMLHGCKIEDNCLIGMSATILDDAVIGEGSIVGANSLVTSGKVFPPRSMIMGSPAKVVKQLTQEDVDKLIAHAAHYVEYKNNYR; translated from the coding sequence ATGATTTTGAAATTTAAGAACTTTTACCCTGATATTCATGCAAGTGCTTGGGTTGCACCAAGTGCTGATTTGATAGGTAATATTGAAATTGGTGAAGATTCTTCAGTTTGGTTTGGTTGTGTAATTAGATCAGATGTAAATGAAGTTAGAATTGGTAAGAATACAAATATTCAAGATTTATCATGTATTCACACAGATACAAACACAAAAACAATAATTGGTGATAATGTAACTATTGGACATAAAGTTATGCTTCATGGTTGTAAAATAGAAGATAATTGTCTAATTGGAATGAGTGCTACAATTTTAGATGATGCTGTAATTGGTGAGGGAAGTATCGTTGGGGCAAATTCACTTGTAACATCTGGCAAGGTTTTTCCACCAAGAAGTATGATTATGGGAAGTCCTGCAAAAGTTGTTAAACAATTAACTCAAGAAGATGTTGATAAACTAATAGCTCATGCTGCTCATTATGTAGAATATAAAAATAATTATAGATAA
- a CDS encoding M14 family zinc carboxypeptidase, translating into MKRLYRSYSESTNIFKELEAKYPNYFKIESIGNTWEKREINLITISKNIKTADSKPALFYTGTIHAREWIGHELAIEFAIYVLKNLETDPTLQTYLNESTVYMVPCANPDGYEYSRKHFSFWRKNRRQNADGTYGVDLNRNFPIGFVKSTATTSNVYGGPEPFSEPETQALRDFVLAHSNITIALDYHSQGNVFFPAHDFRHEDTIDTTDMNTLCANMAEEIRKISGREYGIHQGKPPAKLISGSGREFYYSNGIISSVVEVGTRNISDYMEDMNENIREHIPALIYALKEVDNYDKNNVMRRVNSFNATEIGSNHVNLKWDYELNEDIYFEIFRSTKDKQFCNSSNLITKTQSLEFNDINLSSNKDYYYNIRVVNKKTNQKSPFYPQIKIRTLIEYDEYSRTYFANAKGTGYVAENLNNNPSHFGVNSLFVGVDDNKGISYAVISINVKSLPANAIIKLASINLYPINRVSTTIEKYGEWNIGLVNQETMGDITNFDDVDNMQIIRYVGRPTESHQLTQGIWRNWILSGLECNDLKKSIKNDTIVLRVEGPKELRIGRTKQMMQWDIGYGSFGFGLAYRPRLELTYTIEPTTTTLYAKSIKTVSKAEVIDDVITAGFDEEGNKIYSTFQFNLSSLPPYNDTMITKAYFELNSTKIYIKDDIRFHLEFVDENINKNFEDITNREVIQNIGYDVSATELKNNQTQYFMFDTFSEIILNEKLKSKSDISFVLKPTSAVKIIKNKTVSWEVSNNSLCPKLILEHIPKRRFSVEKVTNAKLSLENGKIKISWTNPKNPDFKGAKVIKNPFRKPLSAQDGQKLYAGVDEYTLDDFGATDIDKYYAIFTYDDVPNYSQAVILEYVPK; encoded by the coding sequence TTGAAAAGATTATATAGGTCATATAGTGAATCAACGAACATTTTTAAAGAATTGGAAGCTAAATATCCTAATTATTTCAAAATTGAATCAATAGGTAATACTTGGGAAAAGAGAGAGATAAATCTAATTACCATTTCAAAAAATATTAAAACAGCTGACTCAAAACCTGCTTTGTTTTATACAGGAACTATTCATGCAAGAGAGTGGATTGGTCATGAATTAGCTATTGAGTTTGCAATATATGTATTAAAAAATCTTGAAACTGACCCTACTTTACAAACCTATTTAAATGAAAGTACTGTTTATATGGTTCCTTGTGCCAATCCTGATGGTTATGAGTATTCAAGAAAACACTTCTCTTTTTGGAGAAAAAATAGAAGACAAAATGCTGATGGAACTTACGGAGTTGATTTAAATAGAAACTTTCCTATAGGTTTTGTAAAATCAACTGCTACAACTTCAAATGTTTATGGAGGACCTGAACCATTTTCTGAACCTGAAACACAAGCTCTTAGGGATTTTGTTTTAGCTCACTCAAATATTACAATAGCTTTAGATTATCATAGCCAAGGAAATGTATTTTTCCCAGCCCACGATTTTAGACATGAAGATACCATTGATACAACAGATATGAACACTCTATGTGCGAATATGGCTGAAGAGATTAGAAAAATATCAGGTCGAGAGTATGGAATACATCAAGGTAAACCACCAGCAAAATTAATCTCAGGAAGTGGTAGAGAGTTTTATTATTCAAATGGCATTATTTCATCTGTTGTTGAGGTTGGAACTAGAAACATAAGTGATTATATGGAAGATATGAATGAAAATATTAGAGAACATATTCCAGCACTTATTTATGCCCTAAAAGAAGTTGATAATTACGATAAAAACAATGTTATGAGAAGGGTTAACTCTTTTAATGCAACAGAAATTGGCTCAAATCATGTAAATCTAAAATGGGATTATGAATTAAACGAAGATATATATTTTGAAATTTTTAGAAGTACAAAAGATAAACAATTTTGCAATAGTTCAAATTTAATCACAAAAACTCAAAGCTTAGAATTTAATGATATAAATCTAAGTTCAAATAAAGATTATTATTACAATATCAGAGTTGTAAATAAAAAAACAAACCAAAAATCACCCTTTTATCCACAAATAAAAATCCGTACTTTAATAGAATATGATGAATATAGTAGAACTTACTTTGCAAATGCAAAAGGAACTGGATATGTGGCAGAAAATCTAAACAATAATCCTAGTCACTTTGGAGTAAACTCACTATTTGTAGGAGTTGATGATAATAAGGGAATTTCGTACGCAGTCATTTCAATAAATGTAAAATCACTTCCAGCAAATGCAATAATAAAACTAGCTTCAATTAATTTATATCCAATAAATAGAGTCTCAACAACTATTGAAAAATATGGAGAATGGAACATAGGACTTGTAAACCAAGAAACCATGGGAGATATTACAAATTTTGATGATGTAGATAATATGCAAATAATAAGATATGTAGGACGTCCAACTGAGTCTCATCAACTAACCCAAGGAATTTGGAGAAATTGGATTCTTTCAGGTTTAGAGTGTAATGATTTAAAAAAATCAATCAAAAATGACACTATAGTTTTAAGGGTTGAAGGTCCAAAAGAGCTAAGAATTGGAAGAACAAAACAGATGATGCAATGGGATATTGGTTATGGTTCATTTGGTTTTGGATTAGCGTATAGACCAAGATTAGAATTAACTTATACAATAGAGCCAACAACTACAACTCTTTATGCAAAATCAATTAAAACGGTTAGTAAAGCTGAGGTTATAGATGATGTTATAACAGCTGGTTTTGATGAAGAGGGAAATAAAATATATTCAACTTTTCAGTTTAATTTATCGTCTCTTCCACCATACAATGACACCATGATTACAAAAGCCTATTTTGAGTTAAACTCTACAAAAATCTATATAAAAGATGATATTAGATTTCACTTGGAGTTTGTAGATGAAAATATCAATAAAAATTTTGAAGATATTACAAATAGAGAAGTAATTCAAAATATCGGTTATGATGTGAGTGCCACAGAGTTAAAAAACAATCAAACTCAATATTTTATGTTTGATACATTTTCTGAGATAATTTTAAATGAAAAACTAAAAAGTAAGTCTGATATTTCATTTGTTTTAAAACCAACATCAGCTGTAAAAATCATAAAAAATAAAACAGTTTCGTGGGAAGTATCAAATAACTCTTTGTGTCCAAAACTTATCCTTGAACATATTCCAAAAAGAAGATTTTCCGTTGAAAAAGTTACAAATGCAAAATTATCTCTAGAAAATGGAAAAATAAAAATCTCTTGGACAAATCCTAAAAATCCCGATTTTAAAGGTGCAAAAGTAATAAAAAATCCATTTAGAAAACCTCTATCTGCTCAAGATGGACAAAAACTTTATGCGGGAGTTGATGAGTATACACTTGATGATTTTGGAGCAACTGATATAGATAAATATTATGCAATATTCACCTATGATGATGTGCCAAATTATTCCCAAGCTGTGATTTTAGAATATGTTCCAAAATAG
- a CDS encoding helix-hairpin-helix domain-containing protein has product MKKLPKIGFLYLDFVLQFFNKSNFKGWPDKIESVTYHWKNDKKRFIEEVKRKKIEILVGNIPATAYETFVEISKELPNVRFVPSIETQFSNKSKENVTLFCKKFDLAIPKTKIFYNQEKGYKYLKEKASYPQIIKRSYGPSNYGGYFVHKANNFKEAKKLLDEKKYNPIYTQNAIDLKDSGDIRVMLIGHKPICAFWRYSGKNQWITNTSQGGSMSYENVPMNALELAVKASKAAKAEYWACDIAICAKTGKAYILECATAFAAFPYIRDWICQYLMWDFSKGRFSKPHIPLFSWEELGKIDSNLLRTLRHIGFSKYTASYDGEYFINDKKDTYEMELALLSDESDIPQKPEDCMQLEDNKIYTKEKIFEINKINFNNATLTDLMTLYGMEEDLALQIQEYLQDNIITDSSDLLELEAIDEQMLKSWDRNIDDMRVDINRIDKDNLKKIKGIGKKLAKIISDYREEHGYFKDIEDLKNIEGIGKNKFAQLKSRLKIGE; this is encoded by the coding sequence ATGAAAAAATTACCAAAAATAGGATTTTTATATTTAGATTTTGTATTACAATTCTTTAACAAATCTAATTTCAAAGGTTGGCCTGACAAAATAGAATCTGTTACATATCATTGGAAAAATGATAAAAAAAGATTTATTGAAGAGGTAAAAAGAAAAAAAATTGAAATTCTAGTTGGGAATATTCCAGCAACTGCCTATGAAACCTTTGTAGAAATATCAAAAGAGTTGCCAAATGTAAGATTTGTTCCATCTATTGAAACGCAATTTTCAAATAAATCTAAAGAAAATGTTACCCTATTTTGTAAAAAATTTGATTTAGCAATTCCAAAAACAAAAATATTTTACAACCAAGAAAAAGGTTATAAATATTTAAAAGAGAAAGCCTCTTATCCACAAATCATCAAAAGATCTTATGGACCATCAAATTATGGTGGATATTTTGTGCATAAAGCAAACAATTTCAAAGAAGCAAAAAAACTTCTTGATGAGAAAAAATATAATCCAATATATACTCAAAATGCTATTGATTTAAAAGATTCTGGTGATATTAGAGTAATGCTTATTGGTCATAAACCAATTTGTGCCTTTTGGAGATATTCAGGTAAAAATCAATGGATTACAAACACTTCACAAGGCGGTTCAATGTCTTATGAAAATGTTCCAATGAATGCTCTAGAATTAGCTGTAAAAGCCTCAAAAGCTGCAAAAGCTGAATATTGGGCTTGTGATATTGCTATTTGTGCAAAAACTGGAAAAGCTTATATTTTAGAGTGCGCAACTGCCTTTGCAGCATTTCCATATATTAGAGATTGGATTTGTCAATATTTAATGTGGGATTTTTCAAAAGGAAGATTTAGCAAACCTCATATTCCCCTATTCTCTTGGGAAGAGTTAGGAAAAATTGATTCAAATTTATTAAGAACTCTAAGACATATTGGCTTTAGTAAATATACAGCTAGTTATGATGGAGAATATTTTATCAATGATAAAAAAGATACCTATGAAATGGAACTGGCACTTTTATCAGATGAATCAGATATTCCCCAAAAACCAGAAGATTGCATGCAATTAGAAGATAACAAGATTTATACAAAAGAGAAAATATTTGAAATAAATAAAATAAATTTCAATAATGCAACACTAACTGATTTAATGACTCTTTATGGAATGGAAGAGGATTTAGCTTTACAAATTCAAGAGTATCTACAAGACAATATAATCACTGATAGTTCTGATTTATTAGAACTTGAAGCCATTGATGAGCAAATGCTTAAATCTTGGGATAGAAATATTGATGATATGAGAGTAGACATAAATAGAATTGATAAAGATAATTTAAAAAAAATAAAAGGTATTGGTAAAAAATTAGCAAAAATAATCTCTGATTATAGAGAAGAACATGGATATTTTAAAGATATAGAGGATTTAAAAAATATAGAAGGAATTGGAAAAAACAAATTTGCCCAATTAAAATCCCGATTAAAAATAGGAGAATAA